A portion of the Malania oleifera isolate guangnan ecotype guangnan chromosome 3, ASM2987363v1, whole genome shotgun sequence genome contains these proteins:
- the LOC131151845 gene encoding 23 kDa jasmonate-induced protein-like — protein MSNVFGTPINDDYINKLPDPPSEITAAVRAQYAMDYINDGNKNDDAQNYVDDLKAKYGDGISCRVVFYNATGGTLTYVTDHDYQGHIGAAPHPLILLNGQWGAFLHVHPSDAEEGSSAAAVYGGVNGSGVGRDWMMAWSIPYGGEGEGSNHSYTEIRESGHFPDVWDIIYEKMANSRNASEDTWGGCKSKAVIENGTTPAYIAIFTLEGVDVLA, from the exons ATGTCCAACGTGTTTGGGACTCCAATCAACGACGATTACATAAACAAATTGCCGGACCCTCCGAGTGAGATAACGGCGGCGGTGAGGGCGCAGTACGCCATGGACTACATCAACGACGGCAACAAGAACGACGACGCTCAGAACTACGTCGACGACCTCAAAGCCAAGTACGGCGACGGAATCAGCTGCCGTGTCGTGTTTTACAATGCCACCGGTGGCACCCTCACCTACGTCACCGACCACGACTACCAGGGCCACATCGGCGCCGCCCCTCACCCCCTCATCTTGCTGAACGGCCAGTGGGGCGCCTTTCTCCACGTCCACCCCTCCGACGCCGAGGAAGGTTCCTCCGCCGCCGCCGTCTACGGCGGCGTGAACGGAAGTGGAGTGGGCCGCGACTGGATGATGGCTTGGTCCATCCCTTACGGGGGCGAGGGGGAGGGGAGCAACCAC TCCTATACCGAGATACGTGAATCTGGACATTTTCCTGATGTTTGggatattatttatgaaaaaatggCTAACTCTAGAAACGCATCGGAAGATACTTGGGGTGGATGCAAGTCAAAAGCAGTAATTGAAAATGGCACTACACCAGCATATATTGCAATATTCACTTTGGAAGGTGTTGACGTCCTGGCATAG